The stretch of DNA AAGCAAATAACTTTGATTATCATGATTTATAATATGATAGTAagcaaataattttaaaattataaaatattaatatttcccCTGATAAATGTTATATCTGAGCCATGAGTTTCGTAACATCACCTGCCATAATTTCTTACGTTGTCTCTATCATGTAAAATTACGTGACCTTGTCCTTCATGCATATTTCTTTACCTCCTGCTTCAttattactataaaaaaaaaactgcacaTAACAAAGATAATTTTCACAATCTGTAGAAGTTTACACAGGCGTACctactatttaacaaatattttctatttatagagTCTGATAGAgacatatatttgaaaataaatagagtagTGATTCAGAAGGACCAAGAACAGCAAGGTGGGGCTATGGATACATGAATGTTCGGTCATGATCATTATCGAGAGACTCGTGTGAATGaatgttattattgttttttgtttttgtcctcttatataacattatttttgtcttttctcgGATAACATGTTTATGATTTGCCCTAACATCTATAGAAGAAATACAAATGAGTCATTTATTTTCTATCAACATAACTGGGTTAGAAGTATTTTAATATAAGGATGAGTATTAACTAGAAAGTTAGATggtcaaattaaaatattaataaatgtcaccttttattcttaataaatCACTCATACAAACCCACTTATCAACTTTGAGTTCATAATTattgtatcaaatttaattatgatttaatgTGGATTTtgactaacaaaattaaattttctatattttttcaagttacaaattaaaagttactgtttaaattaaattttacttttaaaaaaaataatatagctATACaaccaattttatttatttcaaaaactacaaatattaagttttacttttatataaaataatttatctcacATTTGATTCTTTATGGATGCATAATTGTTCAAATCCAAGATCGTAGTACTTAAATAATGATTGCTTTgtacatacatcattttaatcatgtgaaatttgaaaggaaaaaaaaatgagagtgaAGATGGTAACCCTAAAACATTTTACTGAGAGAATAGTTGTCTCCGATTCCGAACACAGGTCTGTGGCGTGTTCACGCAAACATCCAAACAGTAATAATGAGTTTTGAAATACAAAGACATGGTACAGTGATATCTTCCTTTTTCTCAGCTTATGCAGTCACATTCATGCTAGTTCATATTATCTCGCCGAGTGGCATTCTCATTCTGTGACCATATCTCAGCCCAGCAATTAATACACAAACTGTTATTCAATTCGTCGTATATGACATATATCTGATTGGATGGGTCGAGAGTTTTAGCTTGTTAAAAGCTTCTGCAACAACAGACTCATAAAATGGAACCATGCAATACACATATCGATTCTTGCGTCCACACACCCTTGTGCTGGACCACTTTCTTCGATTTGTTTTTCCCGTGTCCACAATCAACTTCAAAAATGGATGATTGGGATGTTTCATATCCTACTCAATCCAGTACATACATGTGCATCTCTCTATTCCGTTTCCGATGATTTGGAATATTTTTActtacaattttgttttatagaACTGTTGGTTCCTTTCTTTAGATAAGGTGTATATAGTTTTTGTGTAATTGTTGAAAATTATAGGGTACTTTGTAATTGCATGTTAcgaataaataaattgtatgcAGAATCAATGATCAATGTAAGTATCATGTATAAGATTTTAATTGGAATGGAGATGCAATCATTTGTGTTAGAGAAGGAAGGAAAACCATAATGATGTTCTTCTGGTTTTGTTGGAGGAAactgtgtttttcttttattattaaaagattttatatgTTGAATTAATCTTGTCATCAATCTATCTCAAAACAACCATGAAGAGTTTGTCACAAGGGCCTAATAGTAAGGGAAATGAGTTATGGAATGCTGTATGGTTTAcggttataaaaaatatatgggaTCATGGAAACAATATAGTGTTTATGTAAAGAAAAGTGGATGCagataagtgtttttttttttgcacaacTAAATGTTTAGATTTGGatgaaacataaaattgataatgtttatttttcttattctaaCTGGATCTTTTGTCTAATTAAGGGCATTCAATCTGTCACACAGAAAATATAAGTTTAACCACACATTGAGACTGAGTATGAACACAAATCCCTATCAGAAAGCATGAATTTGGAagtaaatatcttttttttgcAGTTTAACCAGACTGGACTTTTAATCTGGAGTTATATTTGTCTTTTGCAGTAAATTCAAGATGAGTAGCCTTGACAGATTCGACAAATATGAAATGCAACAAGAATCATCTAATCATAACATACAAATAGTAAAGAATTGTACTCAAACAACAACATACTCCTTTTAAGGTTCATCAGGGAAGCAACAATTAGAGGAGAGCAAAATTAATGACCCATTAGGACAAATTTTACATGTTGATTTACATCAAACTCACAAGTGAAACATCTAGATTTTGATGTAAATTCGGTTGTTGTACTTTAACTGTAATATATGTGCTGCTTTGTTTTGACAATTGGTATACATAGATAGTTTCTAAGACTATTTGGAAAGGTATAAAGGAATTTCTATTGAAGATATTGTGCTAAACCTTTTTAAGATGTTTTGTagtgttatttaattatgtattttttctattaattatgtattttttctaTGTATGAATTAAATAATCCCTAgtattctattatatataaatatattcattgataaaaagaaaacaagaagaaCTAAAACAAgattatttaatcattatacAACGTGCTGTGGTTGTGtggtttcaaattttaatagatGACTCAACTTAAGTCTTAATCTACAACTTTTCTCTTTTCACTTACTTCCTATATGTCTTTCTTgtataaattaatgaaaaacaatatataCTTTATCGAGTGGTGACATAACAAGCAGAAATGACTTCTGCTATACCCTTTTCTTAttcaaaagaatatatattaattatttgccataaaagaaaagtttgaCCTATAAATGTGTTAAAGATTATGTCACCAATAATTGGATTGAAGTTCCTAGTATATTTTTCTCTGGGTTCAGGAATGTTGCATAAAATAATGAACGTCTTGATGAAATAAACAGTCTGGGTAATTGATTGATGGAACATTTGATTCAGCCGGTTTTCATAGTAGATTTGAGTCATTTTGACACTTTTTTATAACATATTGGAATTGTTTATAGTAAACTACAATAAAAGTCTAATGTATAAAGTATAGTTCAAAATGTAATCATTAGCCTAAAccttaattttgttcaaatagTTAAGTGTTTTTctatagttattttataattttatatactcacaaaaattgtttatttatcgCTAATTATAAGATCCAATACTCTCACATTTACCTGTACATCTGGGAGACAgagttaaaatgattatatgtaaataataaatatatatatatatatatatatatatatatatatatttatatatatatatatataacatttaaaaataaataattatatataaaagtgttGCATTTAAAATGTGACTGCAATGATAAGTATTAAACATCTTACACCAATGTAACatattttagtgatttttttaatttaattaataggtGAGCTCTTTTctatcaaagattttcaaaatagtaTCAAATAAAGATTCAACCAATGCGACCagaatcaacaaaaaaaaatataacattgaATAACTAAATGTCATATTATCTGAAAATACAAAAACTAAGTAATTATGTACATTGACATCAATTTATTACAATTAagtggtttaaaattaaaataaatcatactAAAAGCTTTTTTAATGTACAATAAATCTATAaaagttttcaattttactCGTCAAGCTGCTACTACCAATTATAGTATAGAAAACATAACAGAAGTTCAATATGGTTATCAAATTTACAAGCTAATAGGAACAAACTTTGGTTGAGATTTTTATATCCATTAGTCTTATAAGTCTCAACCTCACATACATAGAAGTGAGTTGAAAGATCAAGCTTAAAATGAGCTATTTAGTTGTGTGATTGATTGGCAAGTGCACTCATTTATAGTACAATCGAATGAAAGTTACCGTATCTACAAGGATTTAATAAGGATATTGTTAGTTGgtttttagaatttttgtagaaaaatatgGATATTACATAGATTATGTAGATTGAGTGGAGTGGAGTTGATTGGATTTCATCTCATCCTCTTTTACATTGCACCACTACTACTCTTGTCTATTTAATATATGCAAATATTCAATGTCCCGGTAGTGCTCTAAGGTAGTTCTATATCCATTCCTGACATCTAGAACCTAATTAAGGACTTCAAACTCAATATGATTCCTCAACTTTTGATTAAATGAATCATTGCCTTAAGTGTCAAACTCTTTATCCAACTATAGCCTTAGATCTATTCCTAACATCTAAAAGTAGGAGATGATATGATTGAACCATAATTTAAGATTAGtttttcaactcaatccaaACCAATGAAATAAGTTGAGTGATCAAGTCATCTAAGCAATAAAGCATAAATAAGACCACAAACATTTGAatgaaaacatatataaatagtCAAGATGTAGCAGTGCAGAGAAGTAGAGTTGATTACATCCAACCTTAACACAAGAGAGTTCAGATACTAATGTTAGAATATAATTCCAGTAACATCTAGACATAGTATTTACAATAAGAGCATTTATCTCTAGCCTCACAACATTGTATTACTTAATTAGTTCTCCACTCAATGGCTAAAATCAAGATATGAGATatctatttatagaaaattttattaacgCTCAGCATTGGATGCTCAGCTGCAAATGTTTCCTTTTATGGAaggttttcttctttctttatcGCCATAAGAGCTCAACATCACTTTCTTATTACTTAAGTTGTGCACCGCTTTTTGACTTCTTTAATTGCCTTTGACTTTTTCTCTTAACCGCCTTTAGTGTTGAGCCCCACTTTCTTGTGATTCATTTACAAAATGACATATTTTAGATCTTTTAGTGCTCAACACCAATCTTTTAGTGCTCAGTTGTACttgtttatctttttctataaaagtgttgtattttatcataatttcatCAAATTCCTAAATAACCAATCTCATTACCACATTCAATATTTCTAAGCTAAAAGGGTTTGATTTACTCAAAAAGAGACAACAAGAGTCAAGAAGTTCTTTGATAAGTTTGATAAATACTTAGTATTTATGTTTATTAACCTTTATTATTTGTCTTTATTcatgtgttttgtgttcatttCATAGAAAGATGTTGGAGTGTTATGTGTTCCTTTAAGTTAGgtatatttctctttttcttgaGATCATTGTGTAGGAAAATGGAATATTGGAGAAGATTAGAGAGTTGTCTACCAAGACCATCTCGCTCAGCCAAAGTTCCAACACTCGCCCAGCAAGAAGACTGTCTCGCCCAGCGAGACAAAGCAGTTGGAAGTGAATCAGAAGTTATTGCTCGCCAAACGAGCAAACATTTTCTGAATATGTTTAAGTGTTAAGAATGAAGCGAAAAAAGGGGGTTTTGGTGTGTAAACGCAGAAGAAACTTAGGACTTGGTCAAGGGAACTTCTAAGGCTAAAGAACATCAAATTCTTCTGTTCTTTCGTCATAATTCATCAAATTTGTATGTCCTAGATGCACAGGAGTAGTTAAACTCTCATTTCATTAGGATTGGATGTAGGGGTGGCAAACGGGCCAGCTCGacccgttttggcccggccTGTATGTGACCCGTCAAAAAACGGGCCGGGACGGGCTGGCCTGTCAAATAGAAACGGCCAATAATCACAACCCGTCCCGTATAGGACGGGCTAACAGGTCGGGCCGAGCTGGCCtgtctagtttttttttaatatttttaattttttttaattagttttcaaattttttaatttgttttattttttaaatttgtttatatatacatataaattattattaaagtcatatttaatcaaataaaatattattttaacttttaattgattagttaatgtttttaattagataagttaaaataattattaaatttacatattaaattattcaattataactaataattcaaacttaatttgtaggtgttaatgatttaaattacaatactattatatatttttacatttaaaatatataatctaaaaaattaatctttttaattatttttattttattttatttttttaaaacgggccaACGGGTCAGGACGGGCCAGCCCGTACTTTGGTCCGTCAAGTTGACGGGCTGGACGGGACGGGCTgacgggttgaaatcttcaacccagcccgttccttttagcacaggctgacgggctggcccgttgggCACaacccgttttgccacccctaattgGATGCAATGAATTCATACTCTGTGTAACTTTCAATGCAATATAATCTCTTTCATATTCAAATGTTCTATCTTAATTATTAATGTGTATGGTGGAATATCATGCTATGTGTTAGTatcaaattattgaaaaaatacatttatatatatatatatatatatatatatatatatatatatatatatatatatatatatatatgttaaccTGACATATATCACATCGGTTATAAAATAATCGATATAGAACATCATTTTTGCACTAGTAATTAGAATCAACTAAGTTGACTCTATTAGCATCCATCATTAAGTGAACTTTATTATTGTCGGTTAAATTGAcgttatactaatattaatacaaatatttatttattaaaataaattgagaatGAGGAAATGACATCTAGTGTAACAATGACATGTGGCACTTTGTCACTGTTACTGCTACGACATAACATCAACTCAACACGtgacacatttttaattttaaaaaaataaaaaaaaatctaagaacTAACATGTGACACCTCTTTAATATTGTTACTACACAACTTACGAAAAGAATATGATAACATCAAATCTTccaaaataagaactaaaattgagataaacaaaaatagaagGAAGAAATCGATATTTTGTTACGAAAATTAGGTTTAAAGcataatttaatcttaaataaTTAGATTATCCAATTCTAATAGCATTATAAAATTTGGCTGATACTAATTCTTAAAAActatttgcttttatttttttagtgttttgaTCGAAAATTCCACCAAACCCATTAGGATTTGGAGAGCTCCATgtttatttaaactaaagacAATCTCTTTATGAATTTTGTCATCAACACTGTAAAgggaaatataataattaaagatatgtTATTTAAGAATAGGTTTACAAAATGTAAACTATAGACTATAAACTTTATTGCTAGCAGATTTATTCCTTTGGAAATTGTTCTAGAGAAAAACTTAGCATtgcaaaataatttcatcaaacaaaatcatttttgtCTTGCGTAttcctttaatttttgaatGGGGTGTATATTACTGATTTTCTGAAATTGTATCGTTTCtctaattaaaattgtaaattaattgtttctgaatttcatttatttatatgttgaGATGGTCCTAATGAAAGATACTGGATGGAAATAAGGTATATAGGGTTGCAGTACTTTTATACTAGCATtcagattttatttattgtttagcGAAGGGGAGTGAGAATTTTGATAGGAATCCAAAGTGAAAAGTTTGAGTTAAGACAAAAGGAAGATGATTAATTTTTCCATTTACCTGTTTGTAATTTTAAAGAAAGAGTTGAGTGAGTAAATGAGAAAATGGCAGCAGAAAATCTAAAATGTTActtaatttatgatttaaattttgatgGTTCCACAAGAATCAAATAACAAACGACAGATTGAACACGACATATCTTGCAACCTTTTTAACTCTAAGGTTTGGAAAGAAACTGAAAAGAATTGCCAAATGGCATCGAATTTTCTTTCTCATGAACACATGCATGATAAAAAACAAAGTTTGTTTAACTTTTGTTGGTAGCAGAAGCCAAATGAAGAacagagggagagagagagaatccCTTCCCCGTGAGAAAGGCTTGGAGGCATCCAAAGATGGCACATAAAACTGTAACATGTTTTTGACACTTAGCTTGGCTAGTTGCCACTATGGATTTGTGTCTCAATCAACAATGGAGATTCCTTTCCAGCATGTAAACTTAACCTCACTCACTCACCATCTCTTTCATTGCTTCATCACGTTGCCATGCAGAAAGAAGAACGTTTCTTTTCTCAATGCTCTTCTCTTACTGACCCCACACCTTTCATCTTTCATCTCTGCTATGCGTATATACAGCCAAGCCTTATTTCACACGCCACACAACTGTACCAGCTTGCACATTCTTCATTTCCTTCGTCATCAAaaacttaatattataataatgttaaaaactCCATTTCTCTCACCGGCCTACTTGAAAATTTCAACACGCCTCTTTATGTTTAGTATATACATCTTAAATGtgaaactaaatattaatgaatgGTCGCAGAACAATAAACAAATTCTGTTAAACTAGACTCTAACTCATAATTTTgatactatattaaaatatgaattttaaatctaacttaatTTCTTAGAAATTGATCATGATTCCAACTCTCGTTTAAGTTGAAACAATCTTTGGATAGCTTTCATGTTAGGTTAAATTCTATTTAACTAGTTTAAGTATAAAACCATTCACATCTGGATAATGTCTATTAAAAATCAGTTTTACAAATTTTGGTCCAAAAGTACAAAGCATTACTCATTTAATTCCccttttaaatatgtttttcagaTACCAAGAATATAataagttttcttaattttaatagaATATTTATAACACTTTTATTTTACTCGTAAATTGAAAAGGTGAAGGGCAAAAGTATAATTTAGTGTtggtttgaatttgaaaatgacatatcatagaaataaaaatatttcaaaaatataacacttaaaaaaattgtaaggtTTGAATTTAGAAATTCCGGATGTTTGATCAAGTTAATGTagttaatcaattttaatcttatatattaattaaaaaattattattgatggAAACATATTATAGTGAAGTAATAATCTTAacattttacaatttcattGAAATTTATTCAGTTGCCATccaataatataaattatcttaaataatgaaattttttaatttaaaaatccaTCTGTAAAATATGtgttaatgaaattaaaattacagTAATAAGAGATGTTTCGATATTGGTGAAATGAAGATAGAAGATTTGGCATATACCATGGTGTTGGCTTGTTATTAGATATGGATGAGGATCACAAGATGGAGTTCATCTAATATGTCTTGAAGAACGTGGTATCTTATCTGCAATTAGTGTCTATGGTGGTCTCCAAAGGGTAGGACCACTTCATATcataatgattttcttttttctcaattaCTCTAATAATAATTGCAACATCAAACATTTTAATGAACAATCACTTTTCcacaatttaatattaattatatttaatatatgtacaATGCAACTAGTACAATGCTAAATAAATATGGCATTAGCCACTGATTCTTCTAACCTTAACATGATATTCCCTTGAGCAATTTATTAAGCCCTTCAAACAGGGTCAACCGAAAAGTGAAACCATGGTTTCATGTAACactattaattgattttttatacatgtacctggagtaagaaaaaaaaaatctgctaTATGCTGCATATATTAATCTGCTGATAGAACAAATTTAACTGTGATGATTATGAATTATTTAGcaggattaaaaaaaaaacaagtttgtCCCTATAAAGTAAAAGGTTAAAACAATTGCTACCTACGGTAACTCCATATCTGTTTCACATGTGACCAACAAGATTCTTTGTTCTCGTCCTTTTCACTAACCACACACTTCTGTTCggatttctttatatatagttctcttcatagtgtgtgtgtgtgtgtgtgagagagagagagagaggaaaaaaaaagagagaaagaaagagagaaaatggTTTACAGGGTTCACAGGAGAACAGTACTGTATAGGAGCATACAAAAGCTTCGTTCAATCACTAACTCCCATGCGGTGATTAATTACTCATTTCTCTTTTCTCCCTTTTAATTATCTGATGTTTTAGTCAAAACTTctccatttttaataatattcttGTTTCGATATATATCAGTCCTTCATTCTACttgctttcttgtttttcttgcttCTTTTTGCTCCTGTATTGTTCAAGAACTGATCGAGGTTGATGTTGAAAAAAAATGGTGGATTGTTTTTGTTGGTTGATGCAGCGGCGTAAAACCTCTCTGATACTGAGTGCATCGAGGTACATACGTGGTTTGAAGAAAAAGTTGCAGGAATTGAACCAATTAGCAGTTGCTGCAGCACAAAATGCCATCGATAACAGTTCAACGCCTGTGGTGTGTAAGATTTATTTAAGAACCCCAAAAGCTGTGTGATTTAATCGAGAAATGGTTGAAGTGAAAGGAATCTTTTTTGTTCATGGTTTTTTGCAGATTAAGGTGGAAACTAAAGAAGAGGGGTTTATGATCAAGGTGGTGTGTGAAAAGAGTTGCCAGGGGCTGTTGACATTCATCTTGGAAGCCTTTGAAAAGCTTGGTCTTGATGTGCTTCACGCTAGGGCTTCTTGTGTCCAGAGCTTCTCTATAGAAGCATTCGCAATCAAAGTAAGTATAATACTAAACACTACTCAAACATGCAAACACATTTTCAGACACAAAACAAACTGCATGCAATTCTGAATCATGAATCCTGTCACTGTAACCTCCGATGATGTCTGAAACATAGTGTGTGAGAAGAAATTATGAGCACTGTAATGCGACCTCAATTATTTGGATGATGTCACTGACCCGATTGAACTTTTTGTGTTGATGATGTTCCAGGAGAACAACACCTCTAATGTGGATGCACAAGCGATTGAGGAAAAGGTGTCTCAGGCTATAAAAAACTGGAAGGAAGTCACAAAGCAATGTTGATCCTGCAATGAACCTGTTTTATGATGAGAACAAGTTTtcttttcgttatttctcagtTTATTTCGTTGTTTCATCGTTCGAAGTGTTATCTGAATTAGCCCAATCTACAGCGCAGTGTTATTTTGTTTCAAGTTCTTATGTTTCGAGTGTGTGAAAGAGGTGTGATGTAAATATTTCAGATCCAAAAAGAAAAACCCTCATTTCGGCtggttttaataaaaaattactttttagaaAAGAACTGAATTGTTGTTGCTTTATTTTAGAAAACGCCATTTATGTTGCTCCTTGACATTAATGAGAACCatcaatataaaataagtttgaTGAAGTCTCATGATATAACGTAAAAGTGCATACAAACGAAAAGGACTAACATGAATGATATCAATTAGAATTAAGTAACATTTTAACTTTTCCTAAATCTGtgaattttgtatataattatgAGTAAAAAGTTGTTTTGGTctttaataaaagattttttttttgttttgatttctaTTACTGCTAATTGaagatatatttgttaaatgacAACTCGAAGATTAGGAGGTAGAGGTACCGGTGTctgttttcttatttattttggtctcactaaaatttttaaataaatttaaacctttattttgttttcctttgaaAATCTTAATTTGGTACTTAGATTTTAACTTGTTTCAGCTgagttcttatttttaaacatgTGTAATAATTAggttttttaagttattaatgTGCTAATAATATACCTTAAATATATCTCATGGATCAgttggtgatttttttttactttttttattttttaatctctttttaaactttttaatttttcttttaaattgcaTACGTGTTAAATCAGCCTTGTGTCATGTGACAATGTTTGTGTGTTATGTGTCATTATTAGCGTCAGacttaatctcaatttggtatctatatttgttatttatgtcttaatttaattcttatatttgttatgatttaatttcaatttagtctcaactTTTGTTAAAAATGAACCAATTTTATCCCTTTCCAAAttgataacaaatttaattttatatgaatgttataatgatatttttattaaataagattaagttaatttaaatttatattttgcatttaacattatttaaatttatatttcaaataaatttattgcatcatactttaatattatttttatttgaatttatattttaaataattatatataaaattatttaaactataaattttttgaaatataaatttcaaatatatttgaaataaatatatttgaaataaaattaaatttataatttaaaacaaaatttaaatgaagttcaatataaaatataaatttaaataaatttaatctagttaaaatgtttttaaatagagttaatttaaaattaatttcataaatatcactataatatatttataaaaaaaatgtcaagtttAATTCTAATATCAGTATAACAttcatatcaaaattaaatttattattaatttggaGAAGGACAGAATTActtcattttaacaaaaattgagacgaTGAGATTAAGTctgtaataaatatatgaactaaattgagattaaaataaataccaaattgaaaataaaatcaatgacATGGCACTAATAGTATCACATGACACTGCAATTATCATATCACACTGCCACATGACCCAATGTtgatttgacacgtgacaaaaaaaattaaaagaaaattaaaatatttagaaaaaatcacaaattaatATGTGACacatatttaatgttattagcTCAATACTAACAACAAAACTTAATTATTACACATTTTAAACAATAAGAATCCAATTAAGAGAAGTtattggaggactaaattgaaattttcaaaaaagaaaaaaagacaaattgagggtttaaaccttttaaatgtataatatttaaaatataatttgtaaaataatttagtaaaataataatttttagatatataaattaaagttaaaataaatttaaataaaaataaaaactattataaaatttaaaaaataaaaaaaatctattttatttattattctaataattttatttgaattatttatttagaaaataaaagtgtATGCAACTTTCTTTAAGAACCTCTTTATTGAAGAGAAAGTTAAGcaaagatttttttgttttttttgtttttcgttCCTATTTACCTTATTTTATGTACTTTCTCCATGAAAAATAAATCTGTGCTTTTCCATATGCTAAAACAAACTGGACCTAAGAGGTGGTGAGTAATAGGTGACCATGTGTATGTAGTTTACTGGATTTGACACGTTTATCTAAAATCATTTtcttagaaaaacaaaagtaattaatatgtTGCAGTgatgaaatattttgtttagtgACACGTCAAAGATTGAATAAAACTTACATAGACatgtgtattaattatttttttgtttttcaataacttttaatttctgttttttGGTCCCATTTACTTTTAGTTTGGTCCATATTCTAAATGTTGCAgag from Vigna unguiculata cultivar IT97K-499-35 chromosome 8, ASM411807v1, whole genome shotgun sequence encodes:
- the LOC114195297 gene encoding uncharacterized protein LOC114195297, translated to MVYRVHRRTVLYRSIQKLRSITNSHARRKTSLILSASRYIRGLKKKLQELNQLAVAAAQNAIDNSSTPVIKVETKEEGFMIKVVCEKSCQGLLTFILEAFEKLGLDVLHARASCVQSFSIEAFAIKENNTSNVDAQAIEEKVSQAIKNWKEVTKQC